One window of the Lasioglossum baleicum chromosome 8, iyLasBale1, whole genome shotgun sequence genome contains the following:
- the LOC143211223 gene encoding uncharacterized protein LOC143211223, with translation MSESNSVNKCIKCNVSLKKGVGRIKRISAEDEAAKYQAYCDGTVTVGSAFCNKCRLIVYRTENQHRTENQHRTESNNNDSATDSDNQTGNDPELTSKIELPFKRVVSTHRYCILCRSTKKLIVIPLEARLQAFTQKRIFIPKGDRCCSTHIIRKRFYTDELCSLRIHSMYSVIEAGEVSLFLDQLARNVDSSVFDNISNDSITEEQLHAFTGLNSNNIEKLQNMLKSLRNSESRTVKQALIIFLFKLRSGCSNTMIKNIFGLQHAQQVSEYFHQIITAFEKDILGKHFGINAKSRADLILNETAYAPRKLFEIEDSQLVVIFDGTYVRHEKSKNNVYQRKSYSGQKKTSLCKPFTICTTNGYVIDTAGPFNGTMNDASIMKILLEDPNGISSLLQPNDICVVDRGFRDVVEHLKSKGYNVLMPACKGNQAQLTTAEANSSRFVTKIRWVVEAVHGDIAQKYRLFHHKMDNKLLPRLKSLCQIASFLHNEFGKRLDTDPEITDLIIDHMKKQRLETNTLQELVEAKQLSRRRKPFTPITDNAVMDFPEMTEKDLKILFTGTYQLTQAVCYLAELMKDDNILNIEYLKESSNIIRVKVPSRHISRKCYQCYIEYVPHSIGYAAIKRYTCDCANGNRTVGCCSHVATIIYYLSHGRFKSKIVKPSEILTKIFDVTHTVPVIEENSDED, from the exons ATGTCTGAGAGCAATAGTGTCAATAAGTGCATTAAGTGTAATGTCTCCTTAAAGAAAGGTGTTGGGAGAATAAAAAGGATATCTGCAGAAGATGAAGCGGCAAAATATCAGGCTTACTGTGATGGAACTGTGACTGTTGGATCTGCATTTTGTAACAAATGCCGATTAATTGTTTATAGAACAGAAAACCAACACAGAACAGAAAACCAACACAGAACTGAGAGCAACAATAATGATTCTGCAACAGATTCAGATAATCAAACTGGAAACGATCCCGAATTGACAAGTAAGATTGAACTGCCATTTAAAAGAGTAGTATCGACTCATAGATACTGCATCTTATGTCGATCAACGAAGAAACTGATTGTCATACCCTTAGAAGCACGCCTCCAGGCGTTTACGCAAAAAAGGATTTTTATTCCGAAAGGCGACCGGTGTTGCTCTACACACATCATTAGAAAAAGATTTTACACTGACGAGCTTTGCTCTTTACGTATCCATTCTATGTATAGTGTAATAGAAGCTGGAGAAGTTTCTTTGTTTTTGGATCAGTTGGCTCGGAATGTGGATTCCTCTGTATTTGATAACATATCGAATGATTCCATAACTGAGGAACAACTTCATGCTTTCACTGGTCTTAATTCGAACAATATTGAAAAGCTACAAAACATGTTGAAAAGTTTGAGGAACAGTGAATCACGAACTGTGAAACAagcattaattatatttttattcaaactcAGAAGTGGCTGTTCTAATACaatgattaaaaatatattcgGTCTGCAACATGCACAACAGGTGTCAGAATATTTCCACCAAATAATTACCGCATTTGAAAAGGATATTTTAGGAAAACACTTCGGAATAAATGCAAAATCTAGAGCCGATCTCATTTTAAATGAAACAGCGTACGCGCCAAGGAAACTTTTTGAAATAGAAGATTCTCAATTAGTAGTAATTTTTGACGGAACATATGTTAGACATGAAAAGAGTAAAAATAATGTATATCAAAGGAAATCGTATTCTGGACAAAAGAAAACATCATTATGTAAACCGTTTACAATTTGTACGACAAATGGATACGTTATTGACACAGCAGGACCATTTAATGGTACCATGAATGATGCATCAATCATGAAAATCTTATTAGAAGATCCTAACGGAATAAGTTCTCTTTTACAACCGAATGATATTTGCGTTGTGGACCGTGGTTTTCGCGATGTTGTCGAACATCTGAAAAGTAAAGGATATAATGTTTTAATGCCAGCTTGTAAAGGAAATCAGGCACAACTGACAACAGCAGAAGCAAATTCATCACGCTTTGTAACCAAAATAAGATGGGTTGTTGAAGCCGTCCATGGTGATATTGCACAAAAATATCGTTTATTCCACCACAAAATGGATAATAAACTCCTACCTCGTCTTAAATCATTGTGTCAAATAGCATCCTTTCTACACAATGAATTTGGTAAAAGACTAGATACCGATCCAGAAATTACAGATCTAATCATTGATCATATGAAGAAACAACGGCTAGAAACAAACACGCTTCAGGAGTTAGTAGAAGCAAAACAATTAAGTCGCCGTAGAAAACCATTTACACCAATAACTGACAACGCTGTAATGGATTTTCCGGAAATGACTGAGAAAGATTTGAAAATCTTATTTACAG GTACATATCAATTAACTCAGGCAGTATGCTATCTCGCGGAATTAATGAAGGATgataacattttaaatattgaatatttaaaagaatctAGTAATATTATAAGGGTGAAAGTTCCCTCGAGGCATATTAGTCGGAAATGTTATCAATGCTACATTGAATATGTACCACATTCGATTGGTTATGCCGCTATTAAACGGTATACATGTGACTGTGCCAATGGCAACAGAACAGTGGGTTGCTGTTCTCATGTCgctacaattatttattatttgtctcATGGGCGATTTAAATCGAAAATTGTAAAGCCATCGGAGATattaacaaagatatttgatgtAACACATACAGTACCGGTTATTGAGGAAAATAGTGACGaagattga
- the LOC143211611 gene encoding uncharacterized protein LOC143211611, with protein MGRRASPPGDGAVEGHNHRDAHLLAEIRIPRWIGVTSEQSSSHLHIFVDASQKAFAAVAYLRIEDTTKTASASLLVAKSKTAPLKVVSLPRLELCAAVLGARLLSHIRREQRITVDEVHLWSDSTVALAWLRGEPSRWNTYVANRVSEFQTTVPDVRLHHVGTKDNPADCASRGTSSAQLRDHPLWWHGPGWLISPPCTWDSALPAFITTEEEKSTAASLHTSIHVAPPLLLRYSSFDRLLRITAWCLRWRNISRRGSQSLELRPDELRQAELRVIQLAQRCDYSDVITAVSTCGTVGRSSPLRAMAPFLDGQGILRVGGRLKHSLLSFDEQHPIILAPESPLTCLVIGHHHRRTLHGGVQLTLASIRQRFWVPQGRRMVKQCISRCIVCLRWRAATKEQMMGDLPSTRVTPARPFLHTGVDYAGPMLIRMTAGRGHKATKGYVAIFVCFSTRAVHIEAVSDYSTSAFLAAFRRFSDRRGLCSTLSSDCGTNFEGADQELRRLFTASSKEAAAISHHMSNNGVQWKLIPPAAPHFGGLWEAAVRSVKHHLRRVIGDATLTFEELTTVLCQVEACLNSRPLQALTDDPEDLSPLTPGHFLIGEPLLAVPEPTLQDVPTHRLSRWQQQQQRVEHFWRRWSSEYLHQLQTRKKWTTTHPSLTIGELVLIKSELTPPCKWPLARVTEVHPGSDGLVRVVTVRTATSQFKRPITKIVPLYRDQSQ; from the coding sequence ATGGGACGACGTGCTTCCCCCCCTGGCGACGGAGCAGTGGAAGGACATAATCACCGAGATGCCCACCTTTTGGCTGAGATTCGCATTCCACGGTGGATCGGAGTGACCAGCGAACAGTCGTCCAGTCACCTGCATATTTTCGTCGATGCAAGTCAGAAGGCCTTCGCTGCAGTGGCGTATCTCCGCATCGAAGACACCACTAAGACCGCCTCCGCCTCGCTGTTAGTGGCAAAATCGAAGACTGCGCCACTGAAGGTCGTGTCTCTTCCTCGGCTCGAACTTTGCGCTGCTGTATTAGGAGCTCGACTACTCTCCCACATTCGCCGAGAGCAGCGGATCACAGTCGACGAGGTGCACCTGTGGTCAGACTCTACCGTCGCGCTAGCATGGTTACGAGGCGAGCCGTCCCGCTGGAACACGTACGTCGCCAACCGCGTTTCTGAGTTTCAGACTACCGTTCCAGACGTTCGCCTACACCATGTGGGCACGAAGGACAACCCGGCGGACTGCGCCTCGCGAGGAACATCATCCGCCCAGTTGCGCGACCATCCGCTTTGGTGGCACGGTCCAGGATGGCTGATCAGTCCACCCTGTACGTGGGACTCAGCCCTTCCTGCTTTCATCACAACAGAAGAAGAAAAGTCCACAGCAGCATCTCTCCACACCAGCATCCATGTCGCACCTCCGCTTCTCCTACGATACTCGTCCTTCGATCGCCTCCTGAGAATCACCGCCTGGTGTTTACGATGGCGAAACATATCACGTAGAGGTTCACAAAGTCTGGAGTTACGACCAGACGAGCTACGACAGGCAGAGCTTCGCGTGATCCAACTTGCCCAGCGCTGCGATTACTCTGATGTCATCACCGCAGTGTCCACCTGCGGTACGGTCGGACGGTCATCTCCACTCCGTGCGATGGCACCATTTCTGGATGGCCAAGGCATTCTACGCGTTGGAGGTCGCCTGAAACATTCGCTGCTATCATTCGACGAGCAGCACCCGATCATTTTGGCTCCGGAGTCCCCCCTCACCTGCCTTGTCATCGGCCATCACCACCGGCGCACCCTGCACGGAGGAGTGCAACTCACGCTGGCCTCCATTCGTCAACGATTTTGGGTTCCACAAGGCCGGCGAATGGTGAAACAGTGCATCTCCCGATGCATCGTATGCCTTCGATGGCGGGCGGCAACGAAGGAGCAAATGATGGGTGACCTCCCTTCAACAAGGGTGACTCCGGCGCGACCTTTTCTCCACACCGGCGTTGACTATGCTGGCCCGATGCTCATCCGGATGACGGCAGGACGAGGACACAAAGCGACCAAAGGATACGTTGCGATTTTTGTCTGTTTCAGCACTCGAGCCGTACACATCGAAGCTGTCTCCGACTACTCAACCTCCGCCTTCCTAGCTGCCTTCCGCCGTTTCTCCGATCGGCGCGGCCTGTGTTCCACCCTGAGCAGCGACTGCGGGACCAACTTTGAAGGAGCAGACCAGGAGTTGCGACGATTGTTCACCGCCTCGTCCAAGGAGGCAGCGGCCATCTCCCATCACATGTCCAACAACGGTGTGCAATGGAAATTAATTCCACCCGCCGCACCACACTTTGGTGGACTGTGGGAAGCTGCTGTCCGCTCCGTCAAACATCATCTGCGGCGCGTCATCGGCGACGCAACCCTGACGTTCGAGGAGCTCACCACCGTTCTTTGTCAGGTGGAGGCTTGCCTCAACTCACGCCCACTGCAGGCGCTGACCGACGATCCAGAGGACCTCAGTCCCCTGACGCCAGGACATTTCCTTATTGGAGAACCTCTGTTGGCCGTGCCCGAACCAACGCTGCAGGACGTCCCGACGCACCGGCTCTCCCGAtggcaacagcaacaacaacgggTAGAGCATTTCTGGCGCCGCTGGTCCAGCGAATACCTGCACCAGCTCCAGACGCGGAAAAAATGGACCACCACGCATCCATCACTGACCATCGGGGAGCTGGTTCTAATCAAGTCGGAGCTGACACCACCTTGCAAGTGGCCGCTAGCTCGTGTTACAGAGGTACATCCGGGATCCGACGGGCTTGTTCGAGTCGTTACCGTACGAACCGCGACAAGTCAATTTAAACGCCCCATCACGAAGATTGTTCCTTTGTACCGCGATCAGAGCCAGTAA
- the LOC143211612 gene encoding uncharacterized protein LOC143211612 yields METLFADQQVLHGRMARTCDNVRKLGKAKVTKAIIEVQLRNLDARWKEFQDYDVSIRHAATEDDRKGDYFSLDIFGSGEEAYCLQRGELMEWFEDLDSSRKSMTGDASMPNPSPANTSPIQVHVSQSTLPQADLPTFTGIYHEWIRYRDLFTTLVLGNDSWSDAERFHYLTARLSGEAAQLIQRVPISGRNFHRAWELLEHRYENRRLLVDAQFELLFSMTECRNHTAGELTRILNCMCNVSSNLNSLEIPVDDTSFWMVQYVVRILDDHTLKHWERSLGSRTDPPSFSELLEFLEKTVRTLEAIETRAGTRRSAPRVITTKVKTHHTSTDTDVVQKRTACSLCQGRHPIYFCQAYKGKSPQERLKWVKFSALCQNCLGRHETNACRTTHTCHQCAQPHHTTLHDAIRGTGSTKVNSMVTSNGSGLQNDPAAVILATALISVGAHGRIRTVRALIDPCSEVTLVSESLLQTLRASRTSCSHVVVGAGANPTATSSICRTVEALILPRLTHYRPPGHHGSHTWPHIAGLTLADPDTTSTQPIELLLGADVYPTIILDGIRRGGRRMPIAQETIFGWILSGPTTRSGSSSSTAFAHACTIDDLTSLVRRFWEQEEVSTSDKPMSSEEAACDSMFANTHTRENDGRYVVRLCFNNHSQVLGETHGAARKILLANERRLHGNHQLRMAYNQFMADYRELGHMQPVPEEDWVTHRPHFYLPHHGVMKVTDSSTKLRVVFNGSKKSSTGTSLNDHLSAGPKLQLNLMDVLLRWRRHRVAFIADIEKMYRQIKIHRDDCYYQRILWRDSPDQPIIPYHLTTVTYGLTCAPYLAIRTLLQLAKDEGARFPIGATLLQESTYVDDILSGADTTYEALQVQESIIGLCRAGRFTLKKWNANHSTLLSRLPPDSLATSSALPWHPELGCSALGLTWHPDTDDLSFSVKPSSSLPIPTKRHVL; encoded by the exons ATGGAGACATTGTTTGCCGATCAACAAGTCCTGCATGGACGTATGGCTCGCACTTGTGACAACGTCCGCAAGCTGGGCAAGGCCAAAGTCACGAAGGCTATCATCGAGGTCCAGTTGCGGAATCTGGACGCCCGTTGGAAGGAGTTCCAAGACTACGACGTGAGCATTCGCCATGCCGCCACGGAGGATGACCGCAAGGGAGACTACTTCTCCCTGGACATCTTTGGCTCCGGAGAAGAGGCATACTGTCTGCAGAGGGGCGAATTGATGGAGTGGTTCGAGGATCTCGATTCGTCCAGGAAGTCGATGACCGGTGACGCTTCGATGCCTAATCCCT CACCAGCGAACACCTCGCCAATCCAGGTGCATGTGTCCCAGTCCACGCTTCCCCAGGCAGACTTGCCCACCTTCACGGGGATCTATCATGAGTGGATTCGCTACAGAGATCTTTTCACGACTCTCGTACTGGGAAACGACTCCTGGAGCGACGCAGAGCGGTTCCACTACCTGACTGCAAGGCTGAGCGGAGAAGCTGCTCAACTCATCCAACGTGTTCCAATCTCAGGTCGCAATTTCCATCGGGCGTGGGAGTTGTTGGAACATCGATATGAGAATAGAAGGCTTCTCGTCGATGCCCAGTTCGAGCTGCTGTTCAGCATGACCGAGTGCCGCAACCACACTGCCGGAGAGCTCACACGGATTCTGAACTGCATGTGTAACGTGTCGTCAAACTTGAACTCTCTCGAAATCCCCGTCGACGACACATCATTCTGGATGGTCCAGTACGTCGTGCGAATTTTAGATGACCACACACTTAAGCACTGGGAGCGGTCACTAGGCAGCAGAACGGACCCACCCTCATTCTCTGAGCTGCTCGAGTTTCTCGAGAAGACGGTCCGAACACTGGAGGCCATAGAGACGCGAGCTGGGACACGGCGATCTGCACCTCGAGTTATAACGACCAAGGTCAAGACGCATCACACCTCTACCGACACCGACGTCGTCCAGAAGCGGACAGCTTGCTCACTTTGCCAGGGCAGGCACCCAATCTATTTCTGTCAGGCATACAAGGGGAAATCGCCACAGGAACGATTGAAATGGGTCAAGTTCTCCGCGCTCTGCCAGAACTGCCTTGGACGACATGAGACCAACGCGTGTCGAACCACACACACGTGTCATCAGTGTGCGCAACCGCACCACACAACACTCCACGACGCCATACGTGGAACAGGTTCTACGAAGGTGAATAGCATGGTCACCTCCAACGGTTCAGGGCTTCAGAACGACCCAGCTGCAGTCATACTCGCCACCGCTCTTATTTCTGTGGGGGCGCATGGTCGGATCCGTACTGTCCGAGCCCTCATAGATCCATGCTCCGAGGTGACACTGGTCAGCGAATCACTGTTGCAAACCCTGCGAGCCTCGAGGACATCCTGCTCGCATGTTGTCGTGGGAGCTGGTGCAAATCCTACAGCAACG TCGTCCATCTGCCGCACCGTGGAGGCGCTCATCCTGCCGCGCCTCACGCACTACCGTCCACCAGGACATCATGGATCACATACATGGCCTCACATCGCAGGGCTCACGCTAGCTGACCCTGACACAACGTCCACGCAGCCGATCGAACTCTTGTTGGGAGCCGACGTGTACCCGACGATCATTTTAGACGGAATTCGTCGTGGTGGACGCCGCATGCCGATCGCGCAGGAAACAATCTTCGGCTGGATTCTGTCAGGTCCCACCACGAGATCGGGTTCGTCCTCATCAACTGCCTTCGCCCACGCCTGCACCATCGACGATTTGACATCTCTGGTTCGACGGTTCTGGGAACAGGAGGAGGTTTCAACTTCGGACAAACCAATGTCCAGCGAGGAAGCAGCCTGCGACTCCATGTTCGCAAACACCCACACTCGAGAGAACGATGGCAGATACGTGGTGAGATTGTGTTTTAACAACCATTCGCAGGTCCTGGGAGAGACACACGGCGCAGCCAGGAAAATTCTATTGGCCAACGAGCGACGACTCCACGGAAATCACCAGCTACGGATGGCCTACAACCAGTTCATGGCGGATTATCGGGAGCTCGGGCATATGCAGCCAGTTCCGGAAGAAGATTGGGTCACGCATCGCCCCCATTTCTATCTGCCTCATCATGGGGTGATGAAGGTCACGGACTCCTCCACCAAACTGAGGGTCGTCTTCAACGGGTCTAAGAAGTCGTCCACCGGCACGTCGTTGAATGACCACCTATCAGCTGGTCCTAAATTACAGTTGAATCTGATGGACGTCCTACTCCGGTGGAGGCGACACCGAGTTGCTTTCATCGCCGACATCGAGAAGATGTACCGGCAGATCAAGATCCATCGTGACGACTGTTACTACCAACGGATCCTGTGGAGAGACAGTCCTGACCAGCCCATCATCCCTTACCATCTTACCACGGTCACGTATGGTCTGACCTGCGCTCCTTACCTCGCCATCCGGACGCTCCTCCAACTTGCTAAGGACGAAGGAGCACGGTTTCCGATCGGCGCAACCCTCCTGCAGGAATCCACCTACGTAGATGACATACTGTCGGGGGCAGACACCACCTACGAGGCGTTACAAGTGCAGGAGAGCATAATTGGACTCTGCAGGGCGGGCAGATTCACCCTGAAGAAGTGGAACGCCAATCATTCTACCCTGTTATCCAGGTTGCCACCTGATTCTCTGGCAACGTCGTCAGCGTTGCCGTGGCATCCCGAGCTAGGCTGCAGCGCACTGGGACTCACATGGCATCCCGACACGGACGACCTTTCCTTCTCCGTGAAACCTTCCAGCTCCCTTCCCATACCTACCAAGCGCCATGTCCTGTAG